From a region of the Aeoliella mucimassa genome:
- a CDS encoding DUF2271 domain-containing protein produces the protein MNILCVSRRVSLVLLLVISLASTLGAEEFSFHHENVLGTSLDMKVAATNQAAANKAEQVALAEIDRLNLVLSSYTAESELSQFAALENGESMRVSKDLAEALDLSEQWTTTSQGVYNPAVELLTQQWTEAAKEGTLPTEEALSSVVQEVEQTQWRVMKALRRATRTGNAPLCLNAIAKGMILDRAAEKVIASSKDVTGVMLNIGGDIRVAGELTVPVAIADPKNDAIGAPAAATFPLTAGAVATSGDSERGWTIDDKHYSHLIDPRTGKPATQIVSAAVMAQDAATADVLATICSILPPEESMELIRSIPRVECRLETVDGKVTTTKGWGEDPASKSAPQSMEMTVEFEIARPANSGRYRRPYVAVWVEDESGFPVKTLSLFLMQQQPGPRWYRDLRRWYSADQARKRVQKVDLITTISKPSRNPGSYRVAWDGNDELGKPVPAGVYTLFIESAREHGSYVLMKHSFDLSDGFSKDLEPNSEISSAKIRYTVGSEGK, from the coding sequence ATGAACATTCTTTGTGTGTCGCGCCGCGTTTCGCTGGTGCTGCTGCTCGTTATCAGTCTCGCATCCACTTTGGGTGCCGAAGAGTTTTCGTTCCACCACGAGAACGTGCTCGGCACTTCGCTCGACATGAAGGTCGCGGCCACCAATCAGGCGGCTGCCAACAAGGCCGAACAAGTTGCTCTGGCCGAGATCGATCGCCTGAACCTTGTGCTCAGCAGCTACACCGCCGAGAGCGAACTGTCGCAATTCGCCGCCCTCGAGAATGGCGAGTCGATGCGGGTGTCGAAGGACCTGGCCGAGGCTCTCGACCTGAGCGAGCAATGGACCACTACCAGCCAGGGTGTGTACAACCCCGCGGTCGAACTACTCACCCAACAGTGGACCGAAGCCGCCAAGGAGGGCACGCTGCCGACCGAAGAAGCGTTGAGCAGTGTGGTGCAGGAAGTCGAGCAAACGCAATGGCGAGTGATGAAAGCCCTGCGTCGCGCAACCCGAACTGGCAACGCCCCGCTGTGCTTGAATGCGATTGCCAAAGGCATGATCCTCGACCGCGCGGCCGAGAAAGTGATTGCCAGCTCCAAGGACGTAACCGGCGTCATGCTCAACATCGGCGGCGACATCCGCGTGGCCGGCGAACTCACCGTGCCAGTCGCGATTGCGGATCCCAAGAACGACGCGATCGGCGCTCCGGCCGCAGCTACTTTCCCACTGACCGCCGGCGCGGTTGCCACCAGCGGCGATTCGGAGCGCGGCTGGACCATCGATGACAAGCACTACTCGCATCTCATCGACCCCCGCACAGGCAAACCAGCCACGCAGATCGTGAGCGCAGCAGTGATGGCCCAGGACGCCGCCACGGCCGACGTGCTGGCGACCATCTGCAGCATCCTGCCGCCCGAGGAGAGCATGGAGCTGATTCGCTCGATCCCGCGCGTCGAGTGCCGACTCGAAACCGTCGATGGCAAAGTAACCACCACCAAAGGTTGGGGGGAGGATCCCGCCAGCAAGTCGGCTCCCCAGAGCATGGAGATGACGGTTGAATTCGAAATCGCCCGCCCTGCAAACTCGGGCCGCTACCGCCGCCCTTACGTGGCCGTGTGGGTCGAAGACGAGTCGGGCTTCCCAGTCAAGACGCTCAGCTTGTTCCTCATGCAGCAGCAGCCTGGTCCACGTTGGTATCGCGACCTGCGTCGCTGGTACTCAGCCGACCAAGCCCGCAAGCGTGTTCAAAAGGTCGATTTGATTACCACGATCTCGAAGCCTTCGCGGAATCCTGGTTCGTATCGCGTCGCCTGGGATGGCAACGACGAACTCGGCAAGCCGGTTCCGGCTGGCGTGTATACGTTGTTCATCGAATCGGCTCGCGAGCATGGCAGCTACGTACTCATGAAGCACTCGTTTGATCTCTCCGATGGTTTCTCGAAAGACCTGGAACCGAACAGCGAGATCAGCTCGGCCAAGATTCGCTACACCGTTGGAAGCGAAGGGAAGTGA
- a CDS encoding PepSY-associated TM helix domain-containing protein, protein MSTINPSDQPAPLVQPSPNPRPRRTLSAGKEFRRWLAKWSRWLHIYLSMFGLAAILFFSATGITLNHPDWFFEEHLVQLEGKLPVAWLHVDGNPPNDWDGYDLSHEVDKLEVAEHLRAEHRLTGRLSDFLVFDDECEVTFEGPGYASTARISRESGEYTLDVTSNDLVTVMNDLHKGRHTGEVWSWVIDISAIIGVLVSLTGFVLIFFLRLRLKSALLVALAGTLALYAVYWVARG, encoded by the coding sequence GTGAGTACCATCAACCCCTCCGACCAACCTGCACCGCTAGTCCAGCCTTCGCCGAACCCACGGCCCCGACGCACGTTGTCGGCCGGCAAGGAGTTTCGTCGCTGGCTTGCCAAGTGGAGTCGCTGGCTACACATCTATCTTTCGATGTTCGGCCTGGCTGCCATTTTGTTTTTCAGTGCGACTGGCATCACGCTCAACCATCCTGATTGGTTCTTCGAAGAGCACCTGGTGCAACTCGAAGGCAAGCTGCCTGTCGCCTGGCTGCACGTGGATGGTAATCCGCCAAACGACTGGGACGGCTACGACCTGTCGCACGAAGTCGACAAGCTCGAAGTCGCCGAGCACCTGCGGGCGGAGCATCGACTCACAGGGCGGCTTTCGGACTTCCTGGTGTTCGACGACGAGTGCGAGGTAACCTTCGAAGGGCCGGGCTACGCGTCGACCGCCCGCATTTCGCGGGAGTCGGGCGAGTACACTCTGGATGTCACCAGCAACGACCTGGTGACCGTGATGAACGACCTGCACAAAGGCCGCCACACCGGCGAGGTATGGTCGTGGGTCATCGACATCTCGGCCATCATCGGCGTGCTGGTGTCGCTCACCGGATTTGTGCTGATTTTCTTCCTGCGACTGCGACTCAAATCGGCACTGCTAGTCGCCCTAGCCGGCACACTCGCCTTGTACGCGGTTTACTGGGTCGCCCGCGGGTAG
- a CDS encoding fibronectin type III domain-containing protein, whose protein sequence is MLSKNSHVSRTLFAILAITGLLVVVLQSAGAQNNQPQSGTTPRHVRVIWRTAPATEAIVAWTTSEQGTSHKVEYAAGDETEWHSVESVDTQQFDGQVKRGTAPYVHSAQLAELTPATKYRVRCLSDEETSREYYFYTAPDDKRPIALIYGGDSRSGWGERMAMNRMMANMVAEQSKAGRPEIVALAHGGDFIVNGTDLPQWLTWLEHCEQTTGTDGRLLPIVPARGNHDMGPIFNQLFAFPKESENYYAGNLSGNVRLATLNTETVTGGEQREWLADELAEHRWDTTWYLAQYHKPAFPAVKIPSGALPNWVPLFDQYKIDLACEADGHVIKRTSPLRNGKIDAEGVVYIGEGGLGVGQRTPKTGRWFLQETAEHCGSDHHLHLITFYDDRMEVRVITMAGEVFDEFTLKPHQQD, encoded by the coding sequence ATGTTGTCGAAAAACTCCCACGTTAGTCGTACTTTGTTCGCAATCTTGGCGATCACTGGCCTGCTAGTTGTCGTGCTGCAATCGGCCGGCGCGCAGAACAATCAGCCACAATCTGGTACCACCCCTCGTCACGTACGGGTCATCTGGCGGACCGCTCCCGCGACCGAGGCGATCGTTGCCTGGACCACTAGCGAACAAGGCACCTCGCACAAGGTGGAGTACGCGGCCGGCGACGAAACCGAGTGGCACTCCGTCGAGTCGGTCGACACTCAGCAGTTCGATGGTCAGGTCAAGCGCGGGACAGCCCCCTACGTGCACTCGGCACAACTCGCCGAGTTGACGCCGGCAACCAAGTACCGCGTGCGGTGCTTGTCCGACGAGGAAACCTCGCGTGAGTATTACTTCTACACCGCGCCGGACGACAAGCGTCCCATCGCCCTCATCTACGGCGGCGATAGTCGCTCGGGCTGGGGCGAGCGGATGGCCATGAATCGCATGATGGCCAACATGGTGGCCGAGCAATCCAAGGCTGGCCGGCCCGAGATCGTGGCCCTCGCCCACGGCGGCGACTTCATCGTCAACGGCACCGATCTGCCGCAATGGCTGACTTGGCTGGAGCACTGCGAGCAAACCACCGGCACCGATGGCCGACTGCTGCCGATTGTTCCCGCGCGGGGCAATCACGACATGGGGCCAATCTTCAACCAGCTGTTTGCCTTCCCCAAGGAAAGCGAGAACTACTACGCTGGCAACCTGTCGGGCAACGTGCGACTCGCAACGCTCAACACCGAGACCGTCACCGGCGGCGAGCAACGCGAATGGCTTGCTGACGAACTTGCTGAGCACCGCTGGGACACCACCTGGTACCTGGCCCAGTATCACAAGCCGGCCTTCCCGGCCGTGAAAATCCCTAGCGGCGCGCTGCCGAATTGGGTGCCGTTGTTCGACCAGTACAAGATCGACCTCGCCTGCGAGGCCGATGGTCACGTGATCAAACGGACCTCTCCGCTTCGCAACGGTAAAATCGATGCCGAGGGTGTCGTTTACATCGGCGAGGGAGGTCTCGGCGTTGGACAACGGACTCCCAAGACAGGTCGGTGGTTCCTGCAAGAAACCGCCGAGCACTGCGGCTCCGACCATCACCTGCACCTGATCACGTTCTACGACGATCGCATGGAAGTGCGAGTGATTACCATGGCAGGCGAGGTGTTCGACGAATTCACGCTCAAGCCGCACCAACAAGATTAG
- a CDS encoding DUF536 domain-containing protein — MNADVGQSACAASRRRASLALVGLLAVALVGCRNNPTQQDAYIRELRMQEDQIYELQDNMEQYQQLLREQRQENAKLREQIDKGAPADSDASDDPDEDSDEGERSLLDRPLPRVKRSEPIDEPELPEIMLGDPVDLGDPEPMRESLDELEPMDGPDPGAAPDFDVPDFLEEPDPLPLEEPGDLSKVPFHSATRLVSNQKPGATMLSMPEQPATSCAMYAEQLPTEPGADVATTGRGVMAIIEPLTSDGAAGLFSGTASLMLVDPEASDEEWEIARWNFSASEVQAAWRDDSHRVLDLPIAVPAKAPMGRLLELWVRLQPDDGSSKMLCSTGLTLVEKVTAQNEQPGERVTTDWAAASGLDMPANNATPARPSRWTASAEPMPKPVAPRTAPTIQREEIATHREAAPEWSPIRK, encoded by the coding sequence ATGAACGCTGATGTTGGTCAAAGTGCATGCGCTGCAAGTCGCCGCCGAGCTTCGCTCGCGCTGGTCGGTCTGCTCGCGGTTGCGCTGGTGGGTTGTCGCAACAATCCCACGCAACAGGACGCCTACATTCGTGAACTGCGGATGCAGGAAGATCAAATCTACGAGCTCCAGGACAACATGGAGCAGTATCAGCAACTCTTGCGCGAACAACGCCAGGAGAACGCCAAGCTTCGCGAGCAGATCGATAAAGGCGCACCTGCCGACTCGGACGCGAGCGACGATCCAGACGAAGACTCCGACGAAGGTGAGCGGAGCCTGCTCGACCGTCCGCTCCCACGTGTGAAGCGAAGCGAGCCGATCGACGAACCGGAACTGCCCGAGATTATGTTGGGTGACCCGGTGGATCTCGGCGATCCCGAACCGATGCGCGAGTCGCTCGATGAGCTAGAACCGATGGACGGCCCTGATCCTGGGGCTGCACCGGATTTCGACGTGCCAGACTTCCTGGAAGAGCCCGATCCGCTTCCGCTCGAAGAGCCTGGGGACCTTTCGAAAGTCCCCTTCCACTCGGCGACTCGTTTGGTTTCGAATCAAAAACCAGGCGCGACCATGCTGTCGATGCCGGAGCAGCCGGCCACGTCGTGTGCGATGTACGCCGAGCAGCTTCCCACGGAACCTGGTGCGGATGTCGCAACCACCGGCCGCGGCGTGATGGCCATCATCGAACCACTCACTAGCGACGGAGCCGCGGGACTGTTCTCGGGCACCGCATCGTTGATGCTCGTCGATCCCGAAGCAAGCGACGAGGAGTGGGAAATCGCCCGCTGGAACTTCTCGGCCAGCGAAGTGCAAGCTGCCTGGCGCGACGATTCGCACCGGGTGCTCGATCTACCGATCGCGGTGCCGGCGAAGGCTCCTATGGGTCGACTTCTCGAACTATGGGTCCGCCTGCAACCCGACGACGGATCGAGCAAGATGCTCTGCTCGACTGGTCTTACGCTAGTCGAAAAAGTCACCGCCCAAAACGAACAACCTGGCGAGCGTGTCACCACCGATTGGGCCGCTGCCAGTGGACTCGATATGCCAGCGAACAATGCAACGCCGGCTCGCCCGTCGCGCTGGACCGCTTCGGCAGAGCCGATGCCGAAACCAGTAGCACCGCGTACCGCGCCGACCATCCAACGGGAAGAGATCGCGACGCACCGCGAAGCGGCCCCCGAGTGGAGTCCCATCCGCAAGTAA
- a CDS encoding spondin domain-containing protein translates to MITSPMQKLCFTFASLTLLAAACSSQAVEIRVTVTNHSMSDSVALSPIIMAAHNGSVDLFSAGMAASAGIEDVSEMGGAAEMLRNEITAAQASAVTEVGIATSGGFGPGVLIPGAEASYVLSLDPTDNRYFSYAAMVVPSNDSFIGNDDPMAVELFDADGNFVASSFELTGLDIWDAGTEVNSLTGAAYIMGQDAALGSDENGLVTQVSNLADQFGLYLGGTTPEGSTFASLPPADAGFVTFSFEAVPEPSTAVLSLMAAGLGLVVWRRRR, encoded by the coding sequence ATGATTACTTCACCTATGCAGAAACTTTGCTTTACGTTTGCTTCGCTCACACTCCTCGCTGCCGCTTGCAGTTCGCAGGCGGTGGAGATTCGCGTGACCGTAACCAATCACAGCATGTCGGACAGCGTCGCGCTGTCGCCGATTATCATGGCCGCTCACAATGGCTCGGTCGACCTGTTTTCCGCTGGCATGGCGGCCAGTGCTGGCATTGAAGACGTTTCGGAAATGGGCGGGGCCGCCGAGATGCTCCGCAACGAGATCACCGCCGCCCAAGCTTCTGCGGTTACCGAAGTCGGCATTGCTACCTCCGGCGGTTTTGGACCCGGCGTGTTGATTCCGGGCGCCGAGGCCTCGTACGTGCTGTCGCTCGATCCCACCGACAACCGTTACTTTAGCTACGCTGCCATGGTGGTGCCGAGCAACGATTCGTTCATCGGCAACGACGATCCGATGGCCGTGGAGTTGTTCGACGCCGACGGCAACTTTGTGGCGAGCAGCTTCGAACTGACAGGCCTCGACATCTGGGACGCGGGTACCGAAGTCAACTCGTTGACAGGAGCGGCTTACATCATGGGGCAGGATGCCGCGCTCGGCAGCGACGAGAATGGCCTGGTGACCCAGGTGAGCAATCTGGCCGATCAGTTCGGCCTGTATCTCGGTGGCACCACGCCTGAAGGGTCGACGTTTGCTTCGTTGCCTCCGGCCGATGCTGGCTTCGTGACGTTCTCGTTCGAAGCCGTACCTGAGCCATCGACGGCCGTGCTGTCGCTGATGGCCGCTGGACTTGGCTTGGTGGTCTGGCGTCGCCGTCGATAG
- a CDS encoding zf-HC2 domain-containing protein, translating to MKLPDLNLILNCHCKKATELASESLDRQLTASERWALRMHTLVCKSCRRAVRQLQALHRLAGQMPDAVKQAFGHDASELSPERKAEIAEAMRKLK from the coding sequence ATGAAACTCCCTGATCTGAATCTCATCCTCAATTGTCACTGCAAGAAGGCGACGGAGTTGGCCTCGGAGTCGCTCGACCGTCAGCTCACTGCGAGCGAACGCTGGGCGCTCCGGATGCATACGCTGGTCTGCAAAAGCTGCCGACGAGCGGTCCGCCAGCTGCAAGCGCTGCATCGTCTGGCAGGGCAAATGCCCGATGCGGTGAAGCAAGCCTTTGGGCACGACGCCAGCGAGCTATCACCAGAACGCAAGGCCGAGATTGCCGAAGCGATGCGTAAGCTGAAATAG
- a CDS encoding sigma-70 family RNA polymerase sigma factor yields MERPRIVNNPPNDAAESPNTWVEQYGDLLFRTAVSRVADRAVAEDLVQEAFLAAWRGRDKFDGRSERGTWLIAILKRKIVDHYRATGRSREVPAGDDSHDTDLFDSRGLWRSSVGKLSLEIDDPVDREEFWRVLSGCVRELPSTLAQAFAVRELECRPATEAAAELAISRENLAVRLHRARLLLRGCLEHRWLGEREAKS; encoded by the coding sequence GTGGAACGCCCTCGCATAGTCAACAACCCGCCGAACGACGCGGCCGAGTCGCCGAATACGTGGGTCGAACAGTATGGCGATTTGTTATTCCGTACCGCGGTATCCCGCGTGGCCGATCGCGCGGTCGCCGAAGATCTGGTGCAGGAAGCCTTTCTCGCTGCTTGGCGGGGACGCGACAAGTTCGACGGCCGATCCGAGCGAGGCACCTGGCTCATCGCCATTTTAAAACGCAAGATCGTCGATCACTACCGGGCGACGGGGCGCTCGCGCGAGGTGCCTGCGGGCGACGATTCGCACGATACCGACTTGTTCGATAGTCGTGGTCTCTGGCGGTCGAGTGTCGGCAAGCTCTCGCTCGAGATCGACGACCCCGTGGATCGCGAAGAGTTCTGGCGGGTCCTCAGCGGCTGCGTGCGGGAGCTGCCAAGCACCTTGGCCCAGGCGTTTGCGGTTCGCGAGCTGGAGTGCCGACCGGCGACCGAAGCGGCTGCCGAGCTGGCGATCAGTCGCGAGAACCTGGCAGTGCGTTTGCACCGCGCTCGGTTGCTACTTCGCGGGTGTTTGGAACATCGTTGGCTTGGCGAACGGGAGGCCAAATCATGA
- a CDS encoding beta-L-arabinofuranosidase domain-containing protein — protein sequence MMKYTMKFSTLLLLTLLASKMATSPALADQPSHRQPVANRAPLAETPLVRLPIGSVRPQGWLLRQLELQREGLTGSAEQLYDALEANSGWLGGSGEGWEKSPYYTKGLIALAYTLDDKQLQERSEKWVSWVLSSQRDDGFFGPDSNNDWWPRMVVLYYLRDYYEATGDTRVVPFLTRYFRHQLTNLPNRPLTDWGRARAGDNIEIVLWTYNLTGEAWLLQLADLLAKQAYPWTEIFTDNQFYGRFEEFHPHHIVNVSQALKFSPVVWQLSHHAADRNAYAKGLVHLNRQYGRIDGQISGTEMLSGLSSTDGVELCADVERIVSTAVAARILGDATLGDEIEQVAYNSLPAHVTKDLTGITYYQLQNQVQCMNTPHGFEQDYHNGIMPGPYSGFPCCCYNWHMGWPKLVESLWAATSQGGLATVAYGPSTVEAEVAGGVSVRIVEATEYPFRDTIQLTVEPEQPVKFPLMVRIPAWCSQPKVSVNGEQLAVAVPGQYLTIDREWKANDTVKLELPMPIRTSRWVNNSIGIQRGPLTYGLEFDEQWHRVADHQGPFDEFTVTPGSDWNYALEIDADQPEQSLSVDLAEVGEVPWALESAPVVLKAHARKLSGWGLQQAKGQVVLGRGNHGWHPLKSETATLAANQPHKLRVEVDGPQFRVYVDDAEQPVLAGSDNEFGRGSIGLRAYRSTARFEDIRVNGEPVASGSDAWTTYDAAWKFDSGTIAVDEHLTAKAVLNQSNVGRKFTLEATVTVSGGGDAGLLFRVGEAADGLDNYQGYYVGITAPQSHADAAEPPTSPVTSSEPLEEVRLVPFGSTKLRVVYFPVLED from the coding sequence ATGATGAAATACACCATGAAGTTCTCGACACTGTTGCTACTCACTCTCCTGGCCTCGAAGATGGCGACTTCCCCCGCCTTGGCCGACCAACCGTCGCACCGGCAACCGGTCGCGAATCGGGCTCCATTGGCCGAAACCCCGCTCGTGCGGCTGCCGATCGGCAGTGTCCGCCCGCAGGGCTGGCTGCTCCGCCAGCTGGAGCTGCAGCGAGAGGGACTCACCGGCTCGGCCGAGCAGCTGTACGACGCCCTCGAGGCCAACTCGGGCTGGCTGGGGGGCTCGGGCGAGGGCTGGGAGAAATCTCCCTACTACACCAAGGGCCTGATCGCCCTGGCGTACACGCTGGACGACAAGCAGCTGCAAGAGCGGTCGGAAAAGTGGGTGAGCTGGGTGCTCTCGAGCCAGCGCGACGACGGATTCTTCGGCCCCGATAGCAACAACGACTGGTGGCCGCGGATGGTGGTGCTGTACTACCTGCGCGACTACTACGAGGCGACCGGCGACACGCGCGTGGTGCCGTTCCTCACGCGGTATTTCCGCCATCAGCTTACGAACCTGCCGAATCGCCCGCTGACCGACTGGGGCCGCGCCCGCGCTGGCGACAACATCGAGATCGTGCTCTGGACCTACAACCTCACCGGCGAAGCCTGGCTGCTGCAGCTTGCCGATTTGCTAGCGAAACAAGCCTATCCCTGGACCGAAATCTTTACCGACAACCAATTTTATGGGCGTTTCGAAGAGTTTCACCCGCACCACATCGTCAACGTGAGCCAGGCGCTGAAGTTCTCGCCGGTGGTTTGGCAGTTGTCGCACCATGCGGCCGATCGCAACGCGTACGCCAAGGGCCTGGTGCATCTGAATCGCCAATACGGGCGGATCGACGGGCAAATTTCGGGCACCGAGATGCTCTCGGGCCTCAGCAGCACCGATGGAGTCGAGCTGTGTGCGGATGTCGAGCGAATTGTGTCGACTGCCGTGGCCGCTCGTATTTTGGGCGACGCCACGCTCGGCGACGAAATCGAGCAGGTTGCTTACAACTCGCTCCCAGCGCACGTAACGAAAGACCTGACTGGCATCACCTACTACCAACTGCAGAACCAGGTGCAGTGCATGAATACGCCACACGGGTTCGAGCAAGACTACCACAACGGCATCATGCCTGGCCCTTACAGCGGATTCCCCTGTTGCTGCTACAACTGGCACATGGGCTGGCCGAAGCTCGTGGAGTCGCTCTGGGCGGCAACGAGCCAGGGCGGTCTGGCCACGGTGGCCTACGGCCCATCGACCGTAGAAGCCGAAGTCGCTGGCGGCGTGTCGGTGCGGATTGTGGAAGCCACTGAGTACCCGTTCCGCGATACGATTCAACTGACGGTCGAACCGGAGCAGCCGGTGAAGTTCCCGCTGATGGTCCGGATTCCCGCCTGGTGCTCGCAGCCCAAGGTTTCGGTCAACGGCGAGCAACTGGCCGTGGCCGTGCCGGGGCAGTACCTGACGATCGATCGCGAGTGGAAAGCCAACGACACGGTGAAACTAGAGCTACCGATGCCGATTCGCACCTCGCGATGGGTGAACAACTCGATCGGCATCCAGCGCGGCCCGCTGACTTATGGGTTGGAGTTCGACGAGCAATGGCACCGCGTGGCCGACCACCAGGGTCCCTTCGACGAGTTCACGGTCACCCCCGGGAGCGATTGGAACTACGCCCTCGAGATCGATGCCGACCAGCCCGAGCAATCGCTGAGCGTCGACCTGGCCGAAGTAGGCGAGGTGCCGTGGGCGCTGGAATCGGCTCCCGTGGTGCTCAAGGCCCACGCCCGCAAGCTCTCTGGCTGGGGACTGCAGCAGGCGAAGGGTCAGGTGGTACTGGGGCGCGGCAACCACGGCTGGCATCCCCTGAAGAGCGAAACCGCTACGCTGGCGGCCAATCAGCCGCACAAGTTACGAGTGGAAGTCGATGGCCCGCAGTTTCGCGTGTACGTCGACGACGCCGAGCAGCCAGTGCTCGCCGGCTCCGACAACGAGTTCGGCCGCGGCAGCATCGGCCTGCGGGCGTATCGCTCGACCGCCCGCTTTGAGGATATCCGCGTGAATGGCGAGCCGGTCGCCAGCGGTAGCGACGCCTGGACCACGTACGACGCTGCCTGGAAGTTCGACTCGGGAACGATTGCGGTCGACGAGCACCTAACCGCCAAGGCGGTGCTGAACCAATCAAACGTAGGCCGCAAGTTCACACTCGAAGCCACGGTGACCGTCTCTGGCGGCGGGGACGCAGGGCTGCTGTTCCGCGTCGGCGAAGCGGCCGATGGCCTCGACAACTACCAAGGCTACTACGTCGGCATCACCGCCCCGCAATCGCACGCCGATGCCGCAGAGCCACCAACCAGCCCCGTGACCAGCAGCGAGCCACTCGAAGAAGTACGCCTGGTTCCGTTCGGCTCCACGAAGCTCCGCGTGGTCTACTTCCCAGTGCTCGAAGACTAG
- the gap gene encoding type I glyceraldehyde-3-phosphate dehydrogenase, giving the protein MAIKVAINGFGRIGRLTFRGLIERSDEFEVVAINDLTDNKMLATLLKYDSTHRRFPGTVDFDDENLIVNGKKIKATAIRNPAEAPWGELGVDVVVESTGVFAARSTAEKAGYDTHLAAGAKKVVLSQPAKDGADLTCVMGVNDDQLTPDLKCISNASCTTNCLAPVAKVLQESFGIKEGLMCTIHAYTNDQNVQDLPHQDPYRARAAAMNIIPTSTGAAKAVGLVIPELNGKLTGYAMRVPVVTGSVVDLTVNLEKKATPADINAAMKAAAEGPLKGILCYTEDPIVSTDIIGDSHSSIFAGPWTTAISDTMVKVVSWYDNEWGYSCRTVDLISKLGKM; this is encoded by the coding sequence ATGGCTATCAAAGTTGCCATCAACGGCTTTGGCCGCATTGGTCGTCTGACCTTCCGCGGCCTGATCGAGCGCTCGGACGAGTTCGAAGTGGTCGCAATCAACGACCTTACCGACAACAAAATGCTCGCAACGCTTCTGAAGTACGACAGCACCCACCGTCGGTTCCCGGGCACCGTGGACTTCGACGACGAGAACCTGATCGTCAACGGCAAGAAGATTAAGGCCACCGCTATCCGCAATCCGGCTGAAGCTCCTTGGGGCGAGCTGGGCGTCGACGTTGTCGTCGAGTCGACCGGCGTGTTCGCCGCTCGTTCGACCGCCGAAAAGGCTGGTTACGACACCCACTTGGCCGCTGGTGCCAAGAAAGTGGTGCTGAGCCAACCCGCTAAGGACGGTGCCGACCTGACTTGCGTGATGGGCGTGAACGACGATCAGTTGACCCCCGACCTCAAGTGCATCTCGAACGCTAGCTGCACCACCAACTGCTTGGCTCCCGTGGCCAAGGTGCTGCAAGAGTCGTTCGGCATCAAGGAAGGCTTGATGTGCACGATTCACGCTTACACGAACGACCAAAACGTTCAGGACCTGCCGCACCAGGATCCCTACCGGGCTCGTGCTGCTGCGATGAACATCATCCCGACCAGCACTGGTGCTGCCAAGGCGGTTGGTTTGGTGATTCCTGAGCTCAACGGCAAGCTCACTGGTTACGCCATGCGTGTTCCAGTGGTCACCGGTTCGGTGGTCGACCTGACCGTGAACCTTGAGAAGAAAGCCACCCCGGCCGACATCAACGCTGCCATGAAGGCCGCTGCGGAAGGTCCGCTCAAGGGGATCCTGTGCTACACCGAAGATCCGATCGTGTCGACCGACATCATCGGCGATTCGCACAGCTCGATCTTCGCTGGTCCTTGGACCACCGCCATCAGCGACACCATGGTCAAGGTGGTGAGCTGGTACGACAACGAGTGGGGCTACTCGTGCCGCACCGTCGACCTGATCTCGAAGCTTGGCAAGATGTAA
- a CDS encoding class I SAM-dependent methyltransferase, with product MQIPHWQLPPGVSHGTWEYTHRDSIADDYDEYFAFNSLFSFDEGVLAEQFQPPGLVADLGCGTARALVPLVRAGHRGLAIDLSEPMLRVVAEKAAREQLDITCLKANLVELTSDQVANNSVDYAMCLFSTLGMIRGHANRLKMLQHTHRMLKPGGKFVLHVHNFYFNLYDPGGPWWVMKSLLTGPFSKHSDVGDRYFEYRGVPDMFLHVFRPSELRGLLRKAGFKIHRWIPLEVTRRHPLKHPWCFSALRANGWIVVVQK from the coding sequence ATGCAAATCCCTCACTGGCAGCTACCACCTGGCGTGTCGCATGGCACCTGGGAATATACGCACCGCGATAGTATTGCCGACGATTATGATGAGTACTTTGCCTTCAACTCTTTATTTAGTTTTGATGAAGGCGTGCTCGCCGAGCAGTTCCAGCCGCCGGGACTAGTGGCCGACCTCGGGTGCGGCACCGCGCGAGCGCTGGTGCCGCTGGTCCGCGCCGGGCATCGGGGGCTCGCGATCGACCTCTCCGAACCGATGCTCCGAGTGGTCGCCGAGAAGGCCGCCCGCGAGCAACTCGACATCACCTGCCTGAAGGCCAACCTGGTGGAACTCACCAGCGACCAGGTGGCCAACAACTCAGTCGACTACGCGATGTGTCTGTTCAGTACGCTTGGCATGATCCGTGGTCACGCGAACCGCTTGAAGATGCTGCAGCATACCCATCGCATGTTGAAACCAGGTGGCAAGTTCGTGCTACATGTGCACAACTTCTATTTCAATCTCTACGACCCAGGTGGGCCTTGGTGGGTGATGAAGAGCTTGCTCACTGGGCCGTTCTCTAAGCACTCGGACGTCGGCGATCGCTACTTCGAGTATCGCGGCGTGCCCGACATGTTCCTGCACGTGTTTCGCCCAAGTGAGCTACGCGGCCTGCTCCGCAAGGCTGGGTTCAAGATCCATCGCTGGATTCCGCTCGAAGTCACCCGCCGGCACCCGCTCAAGCATCCCTGGTGCTTCTCGGCATTGCGGGCGAACGGGTGGATCGTCGTAGTTCAGAAATAG